From Arachis stenosperma cultivar V10309 chromosome 2, arast.V10309.gnm1.PFL2, whole genome shotgun sequence, one genomic window encodes:
- the LOC130962188 gene encoding uncharacterized protein LOC130962188, translated as MASDGSGEFKLVSPTINNEGRLPRHHTDEGQGAKKNISPPLEWYNLPEGTKSLAVVVEDIDAPDPDGPIVPWTHWVVVNIPPTVKGLPEGFSGKEEEMGGDYKGIKEGNNDWKVPGWRGPRLPTHGHRFQFKLYALDDELNLGNKVTKEKTLEAIEGHVLGEAVLMAKF; from the exons ATGGCTAGTGATGGCAGTGGAGAATTCAAATTGGTATCACCAACAATAAACAATGAAGGAAGGCTACCAAGGCACCATACTGATGAAGGCCAAGGGGCAAAAAAGAACATTTCCCCTCCTCTAGAGTGGTACAACCTGCCAGAGGGGACAAAATCTCTCGCAGTGGTTGTTGAGGATATCGATGCACCCGACCCAGATGGGCCCATTGTTCCGTGGACCCATTGGGTCGTGGTGAACATCCCACCTACAGTTAAGGGCTTGCCAGAAGGATTTTCCGGCAAGGAAGAGGAAATGGGTGGGGATTACAAAGGGATTAAGGAAGGGAATAATGATTGGAAGGTTCCTGGCTGGCGTGGACCTAGGTTACCCACACATGGCCATAGGTTCCAATTTAAACTATATGCTTTGGATGATGAGCTAAATCTTGGTAACAAG GTGACAAAGGAGAAAACGTTGGAAGCCATTGAAGGGCATGTGCTAGGAGAAGCGGTTTTGATGGCTAAATTCTGA